Within Cnuibacter physcomitrellae, the genomic segment GAACGCCACGTTGTCGGTGCCGGCGTGACGGTCGGCCCAGCCGAAGCCGACCGCGAACGGCACGGCGCCGCCCACGATGGCGTTGGTGCCCATCGCGCCCGCCTCGGTCCACTGGAGGTGCATCGAGCCGCCGCGGCCGTTGCAGTAGCCGTCGGCGAGACCGGCGATCTCGGAGAGCGTGCGGTACAGCACGTCGCGCACCTCGGGGCTGAAGTCCGCCTTCGCGTCGAACCCGTCGGGCGAGACGTGCCCCAGCGCCTTGGCGAGGAACTGGTGGTGGCCTCGGTGCGAGCCGTTGATCTGGTCCGCGCTGACCAGCGGGAGGATCGAGCCCACGGCCCCGCCCTCCTGGCCGATCGACGAGTGGGCCGGGCCGTTGATGAGCTTCTGCCCGGCCAGCTCGAGGACGTACTCCTCGAACGCGCGGATGAGGTTCAGCTGCACCAGCATGGTCTGCAGCAGCCTCGGGTCGGCCGAGTCCCAGTCGGACTTCGTCGTGCGCAGTTCCACCCACTGGGCGGCCGGCTTGAGCTTGGTGGTCGTTGCCATTGATCCTCATCCTCGATGAATCCCCCGTGTGTCACACGGGATCGACGGTCGGCCTCGTCGCCGAAGGCGTCGGATATGCTGGGGCGAAGCACGACGATGGTGCCTCACCTGGAGCAAACCTACCGTACAACTCTATACATGTACACATCGTGACTGTGAGAATGCCGGTGACTTCGAGATCGGGGCGGAGTGCTACCAGGTCTGATGCGAGGAGATTTCGACGGTGACTGAGGTTCTCGACCGCAATTCGGCGACGCCGCTCTACGTGCAGCTGTCCGACCTCATCCGCGACAAGATCACGCGCGGAGAGTGGGTGCCCGACCAGAAGATCCCGTCCGAGAACGAGTTCAACGCGCTCTACGGCATCAGCCGCATGACGGCGCGCCAGGTGCTCGCGCGACTGGTCGACGAGGGTCTGCTGTTCCGGGTGCAGGGCAAGGGCACGTTCGTGTCGCGCCGCAAGATCTCGACGCGCTCACCCTCCTACATGGGCATCCGCGAGCAGCTCGAGCAGCAGGGCTACGCCACGAGCACCGAGATCCTGAGCGAGCAGCTCATCGAGGCGGATGCGCGGGTCGCCCGCGAGCTCGGACTGGCGGAGGGCACGCCCGTCTACGCCATCCGCCGGCTGCGGCGGGTGGAGGACACCCCGATCAGCCTGCACGAGTCGTACGTGCCGCAGACCCTCGCGCCCGGCATCATCGAGCGCGACCTCGCCTCGCAGCAGCTGTGCACGGTGCTCGAGCTCGACTACGACCTGCAGATGGCGCACGTGACCGAGACGCTGGAGACGTCAGCGGCGTCGAAGGCCGAGGCGAAGCTGTTCGGCAATCGGCCGGGCACTCCGCTGCTCCTGCTCGAGCAGCGGATCTCGTCGGCATCGGGCGTCCCGTTCGAGTTCGCCCGCATCCACTTCCGCGGCGACATGATCCGCCTCGAGTTCCACTACGACCTCTAGCCCGCGCGCGGCGGCGCCGGCTTTGTCCACGAAAGGCACGTTCCCGCGTCGCGGAACGTGCCTTTCGTGGACAAAGCCCGGGTGGTGCTGAGAGGGGTCAGGAGGCGCGGAGGGCGGCGTGGTCCGCGAGGACGCGCTCGAGGCCCGCGAGGTCGATGACGCCGTCGGCGTTGCGGACGTCGAGGCCGGCGAGGAGCTTCGCGGGGGCTCCCTCGTCGCCGAGCGAGTCGACCACCGTCGTCGCGGCCGGGAACTCGTCGTCGCCGGTGAAGTGGCTGACGGTGACGACGTGCGCCATTCCTGCGGCGGCGGCCGCCGCGGCTCCGGACTGGGAGTCCTCGATGACGACGACCTCGTCGGGCGTGCGGCCGAGCTCCGAGGCGGTGAGCAGGTAGATGTCGGGCGCCGGCTTCTTCGCGGGCACGATGTCGCCGGCGTAGACGCCCGCCATCCTCGCCCGCTGGTCGGGGCCGATGACGGAGGCGAGCACCGCCTCCACGCTCTTCTCGGCGGAGGTGGACGCGCAGGCGACCTGCCATCCCGCATCCAGGGCCTCGCCGATGATCCGCGCGATGCCGGTGCGGCCGGGGAGGGCGCCGGAGTCGACGAGCTCGACGTAGATGGCCGACTTCAGCTTGTGCGCGGCGAGGATCCGCTCGTCGAGCTCCTCGCCCGATCCGAGGTCGATCTCCGGATGCTGCGCGAGGTAGGCCTTGAGGCGCTCCTTGCCGCCGCCGATCCGCAGCAGGGGGCCGTACTCCTCCGCGGTCCAGCGGAAGGGGAACCCGAGCTGCTCGAACGTGCGGTTGAACGCGACGAGGTGACCGTCGAGCTCGGTCTCCGCCAGCACGCCGTCGCAGTCGAGGATCAGGGCGCGGCCGCTCACGCGGTCACCCCCGCTCGTCCCGCGGACCCGAACAGCTGGATGTGCTCGATCACGGTCTCGGTGACGGAGTCGCGGATCTGGTCGAACAGCTTCACCGGCTCCCACTTGCCGGTGCGCTCGGCCTCGGCGAGATGGTCGCGCGCCGAGTACATGTACGACAGCTTCAGAGCCGTGGAGATGTTGATCTTCGAGACGCCGGCGTCGATGAAGGCGCGGAACTCCTCGGCGGAGAGCCCCGTGCCACCGTGCAGCACGATCGGGATGTCGGTGAGCGCGGCGAGCGCCCTGACCCGGTCGACCAGGAGCACGGGCGCCGCCTTGTACAGGCCGTGCGCGGTGCCGAGGGCGGGGGCGATGAGGTCGGTCGACGTCTCCTGCGCCACCTCGACGAGCTGCTCGTCGGAGTAGAAGTGCACGTTCGGATCGTCGGAGCCGACGCCGTCCTCGACACCGACGATGTTCTCGATCTCGCTCTCCACGTCGACGCCCCGGGCGTGCGCCTCGGCCGTGACCTCCGCGGTCTCGGCGCGGGCGACGTCGAAGGGGCGGTCGGAGGCGTCGAAGAGCACCGACGACCAGCCGTGGGCGATCGCCTCGGTGATCACCGCCCGATCGGGGCAGTGGTCGAGGTGCAGTGCGACGGGCACGGACGCGTCGTCGGCCGCGGCCTGAGCGAGCGCCGCGAGCACGGGGGCTCCGAAGTACTTCACCGTCTTGACCGAGGTCTGCAGGATGATCGGCGAGCCGACCGAGTCGGCGGCCTTCACGACGGCCGCGATCGAGATGCCGTCGACGATGTTGACCGCCGGGACCGCGTAGCCGGCCGCGCGCGCCTCCAGCGCGAGCTGCTTCGTGCTGGCGAAAGTCATCAGGTGTTCCCTCCTCTGGATCGGAGCGGCTCTGCTGCGATCCGGACCAATATAACAAGTATAGCCAACCCTATACAACCTGGTTGACGGCGGGGATCAGAGCCCTCCGCCGACCTCGGCCGCGCGCGCGAACACACGGTCGAACAGCCGGTCGTCCCACCGGCCGGCGAGCACGAAGACGTCGGCGAGCGACAGCCGGTCGCGCATGAAGGGAAGCGCACCGAGCGCCCATCGGGCACGCTCGGAGGACACGGCCGGGGTCAGCTCGGAGAAGGTCAGGGGCGCCCCCCCAGAGCCTCAACGCCGCGGCCGGATGCGCCGGATCGCCGGCGAGCTGCTCGAGCGTGGCGAGATGGCCCTCGCGACCGGCGAAGAACGCCTCCACCCGATCGCCGACGGACGCCCAGCGATCTATCTTCTTCTCGACGGCGCGCCAGCACTCCTCGCCCAGCGCGCCGGAGGGGTCGACGGGCGACCAGGTCTCGAGCACGCGCTCCCGCAGCCCGGTCGGCGCCGAGAGATCGTCCGGGCCGAGATCCAGCAGATGCTCCTCGTGGAGCGCGACGTCCCACAGGGAGGCGGCGAGGATGCTCGCGACGCCCACCTGGGCGCCGTGCAGATCGTGCCGGGCGTGAGTGGCCATCGCGGACATGTCGAGCACGTGGCTCACCAGGTGCTCGACGCCCGAGAGCGGAGCGGTCGTCCCGGCGTCGCCGATGACGAGTCCGCCGACCGTGAGCACCTCGACGAGGGCGGCGAGGCGCTCGGCCTCGGTCGCCGACGCGTCGGCGAGCCGCGGGGCGATCTCGCGGACCGGATCGACGAAGCGGTCGTCGTACTCCCCCGGGTCCATCCCGATGGCGCAGGCCAGGTACCAGTCGGCGGGCGCCGACCAGATCGCCACGGCATCCCCCACTCCTGCTCGGGTGAGCTCGACCGGCGCCTCCGCGACGACGTCGGAGTCGATGACGAGTGCGGCCGGCCACATGCTCGGGACCGTGCGCTTCGCGCCGTTCTGCACGAGGACGGAGAGCGGGTCGGCGAAGCCGTTGACGCTCGCCGCCGTCTGGACCGAGATCAGCGGCGCGGCCACGGCCGCGGCCACCACCTTGCCCAGGTCGCTCACCGTGCCGGAGCCGACGGCGATCACGACGGCCGCCCCCGCCGCATCCGCCGACGCCCGGGCGACCGTGGCCTCGTCGAGCGTCACGCCGTGATCGGACTCGAGGGCCTCGACCGTCCGGCTCGAGCGGCCCTCGTGGAGCAGCGCACGCACGAGCTCCAGGAGGTCGACCGTGTCGACGACCTTGGCCGCCGAGTCGGTGAGCAGCACGATCTCGCCGGTGGGTGCGAGCTCGTCGACGAGGGCGCCGATCCCGCGGACGGCGCCCTCGCCCGAGAGGACGCGCATGGCGCCCTGCGAGGAGGCGAGGGAGAGCTCGGCGAGGGAGGCGGTGGTCATCGGGGTCCTTTCGCCGTCGCCTCAGGAGGCGACGGGCTGATGATCGAGGAGGTCGTCGATGCGGCCGAGCACCCAGTCGGGGCGGTGCTCGTCGGGCGCGACGCGGAGCATGTCGAGGTCGGTCTCGCCGGTGAGCACGAGCGCGGAGCGCATCCCCGTGTTCTTGGCGAACAGGATGTCGGTGGCGAGACGGTCGCCCACCATCACGCTGGTCGCCGGGTCGAGGCCGGTCTCGGCCGAGATGATGTCGAGGAGGTCCTTCGAGGGCTTGCCGAAGACGGCCTCGCACTCGACCTGCGTGCCCGCCGTGATGGCGGCGGTGATGCACGCGGCGTCGGGCTCGCCTCGGCCGCCCGGGAAGGGGCAGTAGCGATCGGGGTTCGTGGTGACCAGCCGGGCCCGCTTGTGGAACCAGAGCGCGTCGAACGCGATCTGCAGCTTGCGGTACTCGAAGGTGCGGTCGTAGGAGGACACGACGAGGTCGATGCGCTCGGGATCGTCGGTCATCTCGATGCCCGCCTCGGCGAGGGCCTCCACGAGCGGCATCTCGCCGATCGGGTAGACCCTCGCCTCGGGCATCGTGCGGCTGATCCACGACACCGTCGCCGCGAGGCTCGTGTAGACCTCCGACACCTCGGTCGGGAGGCCCAGCCTCGTGAGCTTCGCCGCGTAGTCGTCGGGCCGCTTGGTGGGGTTGTTGCTGCAGAAGACCACGCGCTTGCCACGCTCGCGCAGCCCCTCGATGAGCCGCTGCGCGCCCGGGAGCAGAGCCTCCCCGAGATAGATGGTCCCGTCGAGGTCGAACACGTACGACTCGAACTCGAGGATGGGGTCGCTCGGGAAGGGCTCTGCCTGGTGCTGCATGGTCTCCGGTGGTCTTCCTGGTGGGATGGGCGGGTCAGGCCGCGGCCGCGACTCGCGTGGCGCTCTGCAGCTTGTCCCAGATGGGCATCATCGACGTGCGGATGTCGCGGTAGACCTCGAAGAACGGCGTGTAGAGCGCCGTCTTCTCCAGGTCGGGCTCGTACTCGCGCACGATGTTGACCGTCGAGTCCGCACCTTCGCTGTAGCTGTTGTACAGCCCCGCACCGACGCCCGCGACGATGGCCGCGCCCTTGGCGCCGAACTCGGTGCCCGCGGGCACGATGATCTTGCGTCCCAGGACGTCGGCGAAGATCTGGCACCAGACCGGGCTGTTGGCCCCGCCACCCGCCATCCGCACCGTCTTGACCTCGGTCGGGATCGAGTCGAGGCAGTCCCTGATGCCGTAGGCGACGCCCTCGTAGACGGCGCGGAGCAGGTCGAACCGGTTGTGGTCGCCCGTGATGCCGTTGAACGAGCCGCGGGCGCTCGGACGCACGAAGGGGGCGCGCTCGCCGCCGGGAGCGAGGTAGCCGTGGTAGATCACGCCGCGCGCACCGATCGGGGTGTCGAGCACCTTCTGGTTGAGGTAGGCGAACAGATCGCCGTCCGAGGGCGCGTGCGCCTCGGCCTCGGCGCGGAACGGCGCGCCGAACTCGCGCAGGAACCAGTCGAGGTTGGGCGTGCAGAAGTTCATGCCCATCGCGCGGATCCAGGTGTCGGGGCCGTGCGGGATGAGCCAGCCGACGTCCTTCGGCTGGATCTCGCCGGAGATGTCGTCGGTGCACACCGTGACGATGCCCGCGGTGCCGATGACGGCCATGCAGTCCCCCGGGCGGGCGACGCCGACCCCCAGGGAGGACGCGGTGATGTCCATCTGCCCCTTGTAGACCGGGGTGCCCTCCTTGAGCCCCGTCACGCCCGCCGCGGCGCGCGTGACGGTTCCGGCGAGATCGGTCGGGCTCTTGATCGGGGGCAGCACGGCCTCGATCCCGTCGATCCCCCAGAGCCGGTTGACCTCCTCCGACCAGGTGCGGGCGCGGACGTCGATGCCCGAGAGGCTGGCGTCGGAGGGGTCCGTCGAGATGTCGCCGGTGAGGTTGTACTCGATCCAGTCCTTGCACCACAGGTTGACGGCGCCGCCCAGCAGGTCGGCCTGGTTCTCGGCGCGCCAGCGGAGGATCGTGGAGGCGGTGCCGGCGTAGGGGCCGGTGCCCGAGATCTCGAACTGCTCGCGCACGGTGCCGTCCTCGTACCAGCGGTCGATGATGGGTCCGGTGCGGCCGTCGGTCCACAGGATGGCCGGGCCGATCGGCTTGCCGGTCTCCCGGTCGATCAGCCAGCTGCCGTCGCCCTGACCCGTCACCGAGATCGCCACGATCTCGTCCGGGCGGACGCTGGTGCCGGTGAGCGCGTCGCGGATCGCCTCGGAGGCGGCGACCCACACCTCCTGCATGTTCTCCTCCGCGAGGTGCGGCTCCGGGTTGGTGATCGGCACGTTGCGTGCTCCTCGGTTGAGCTCGTTGCCCTTGGTGTCGAAGATCGCCGCCTTCAGCACCGACGTGCCGGCATCGATTCCCAGGATGTACTGACCCATTCGTTCCTCGTCCTCTCCCTTGAGGTGCGTCGTGTCGGACGCGTCGTCCGCGGTGACGGACCAAATATATAGACATGTACATACAGATGGAAGAGGGATGATAGAACTTGTATAGGGGTGTGTATCCCACATCCGGCCACCCACCCGCGAAGGAGCGTGAGGCGCCGTGCGAGCCCTCGTGAAGTACGAGACCGGACCAGGGCACGTGGAGATCCGGGAGGTCGATCCGCCCGTCCTCACCCCCGGCCACGTGCTCATCGACATCGCCTACGCGGCCGTGTGCGGCACGGACCGGCTCGCGGTCGAGGGCAGCCACGACTTCGGCGTGGCGCGGACTCTCGGACACGAGGCGTCGGGCGTCATCGCCGCCGTCGCCGACGACGTCGTCGACCGGCCCGACCTCGTGGTCGGCGCCCGGGTCACCGTCGAGACCGACGCGTACCTCTGCATGCGCTGCGAGTACTGCCGCAAGGAGGAGTTCAACCGCTGCCCGTATCGCAAGGGCATCGGGACGACCACCGACGGCGCCCTCGCCGACCAGCTCGTCATGCCCGAGCGGGCCGTGCACGTGCTGCCCGACGGGATCGACCTCGTCGAGGGCGCGCTCACGGAGCCGCTCGCGATCGCCGTGCACGCCGTGGTGGAGCAGAGCCCCTCCCTCGCCGGCCAGGTCGTGGTCGTCGTCGGCCCCGGGGCGATCGGGCAGCTGTGCGCCCAGGTCGCGCACGCGGTCGGGGCGACGGTGGTGCTCGTCGGCCGCACGCGCCATGCGGAGGCCCTGCAGCGCGCGAAGGACGCCGGCATCCCCCACGTAGTCGACGCGGAGACCGAGGACCTCGACGCGATCGTGGCGGGGCTCACCGGAGGCTACGGCGCCCACTCGGTGTTCGAGTGCAGCGGCGCCTCCGGAGTGGTGGAGTCGTCGATCCCGCTGCTGCGCCGGGGCGGTCGCCTGGTGCTGGTGGCCTTCTTCCGCGAGGATCCGCACGTCGACATCGACGCGGTCATCAACCGCGAGATCGAGGTCGTCGGCTCCCGCGGCAAGCGCCCGTCGAGCTACCGCACCGCCCTCCGCCTGATGGAGTCCCGTCAGGTCGACCTCTCTCCTCTCTCCCCCCTGCACCTCCCCTTGGAGCAGTGGCAGGAGGGCCTCGCGGCGGTCGCCGCCGGCCGCAAGGTCATCTTCACCCTGCGCCCCTGACCTCCCCCGCCTTCGCCACACCCTTGGCCTTTCG encodes:
- a CDS encoding GntR family transcriptional regulator yields the protein MTEVLDRNSATPLYVQLSDLIRDKITRGEWVPDQKIPSENEFNALYGISRMTARQVLARLVDEGLLFRVQGKGTFVSRRKISTRSPSYMGIREQLEQQGYATSTEILSEQLIEADARVARELGLAEGTPVYAIRRLRRVEDTPISLHESYVPQTLAPGIIERDLASQQLCTVLELDYDLQMAHVTETLETSAASKAEAKLFGNRPGTPLLLLEQRISSASGVPFEFARIHFRGDMIRLEFHYDL
- a CDS encoding HAD-IA family hydrolase; this translates as MSGRALILDCDGVLAETELDGHLVAFNRTFEQLGFPFRWTAEEYGPLLRIGGGKERLKAYLAQHPEIDLGSGEELDERILAAHKLKSAIYVELVDSGALPGRTGIARIIGEALDAGWQVACASTSAEKSVEAVLASVIGPDQRARMAGVYAGDIVPAKKPAPDIYLLTASELGRTPDEVVVIEDSQSGAAAAAAAGMAHVVTVSHFTGDDEFPAATTVVDSLGDEGAPAKLLAGLDVRNADGVIDLAGLERVLADHAALRAS
- a CDS encoding class II fructose-bisphosphate aldolase, translating into MTFASTKQLALEARAAGYAVPAVNIVDGISIAAVVKAADSVGSPIILQTSVKTVKYFGAPVLAALAQAAADDASVPVALHLDHCPDRAVITEAIAHGWSSVLFDASDRPFDVARAETAEVTAEAHARGVDVESEIENIVGVEDGVGSDDPNVHFYSDEQLVEVAQETSTDLIAPALGTAHGLYKAAPVLLVDRVRALAALTDIPIVLHGGTGLSAEEFRAFIDAGVSKINISTALKLSYMYSARDHLAEAERTGKWEPVKLFDQIRDSVTETVIEHIQLFGSAGRAGVTA
- a CDS encoding iron-containing alcohol dehydrogenase codes for the protein MTTASLAELSLASSQGAMRVLSGEGAVRGIGALVDELAPTGEIVLLTDSAAKVVDTVDLLELVRALLHEGRSSRTVEALESDHGVTLDEATVARASADAAGAAVVIAVGSGTVSDLGKVVAAAVAAPLISVQTAASVNGFADPLSVLVQNGAKRTVPSMWPAALVIDSDVVAEAPVELTRAGVGDAVAIWSAPADWYLACAIGMDPGEYDDRFVDPVREIAPRLADASATEAERLAALVEVLTVGGLVIGDAGTTAPLSGVEHLVSHVLDMSAMATHARHDLHGAQVGVASILAASLWDVALHEEHLLDLGPDDLSAPTGLRERVLETWSPVDPSGALGEECWRAVEKKIDRWASVGDRVEAFFAGREGHLATLEQLAGDPAHPAAALRLWGGAPDLLRADPGRVLRACPMGARCASLHARPAVARRRLRARRPVGRPAVRPCVRARGRGRRRALIPAVNQVV
- a CDS encoding HAD-IIA family hydrolase, giving the protein MQHQAEPFPSDPILEFESYVFDLDGTIYLGEALLPGAQRLIEGLRERGKRVVFCSNNPTKRPDDYAAKLTRLGLPTEVSEVYTSLAATVSWISRTMPEARVYPIGEMPLVEALAEAGIEMTDDPERIDLVVSSYDRTFEYRKLQIAFDALWFHKRARLVTTNPDRYCPFPGGRGEPDAACITAAITAGTQVECEAVFGKPSKDLLDIISAETGLDPATSVMVGDRLATDILFAKNTGMRSALVLTGETDLDMLRVAPDEHRPDWVLGRIDDLLDHQPVAS
- a CDS encoding FGGY-family carbohydrate kinase; its protein translation is MGQYILGIDAGTSVLKAAIFDTKGNELNRGARNVPITNPEPHLAEENMQEVWVAASEAIRDALTGTSVRPDEIVAISVTGQGDGSWLIDRETGKPIGPAILWTDGRTGPIIDRWYEDGTVREQFEISGTGPYAGTASTILRWRAENQADLLGGAVNLWCKDWIEYNLTGDISTDPSDASLSGIDVRARTWSEEVNRLWGIDGIEAVLPPIKSPTDLAGTVTRAAAGVTGLKEGTPVYKGQMDITASSLGVGVARPGDCMAVIGTAGIVTVCTDDISGEIQPKDVGWLIPHGPDTWIRAMGMNFCTPNLDWFLREFGAPFRAEAEAHAPSDGDLFAYLNQKVLDTPIGARGVIYHGYLAPGGERAPFVRPSARGSFNGITGDHNRFDLLRAVYEGVAYGIRDCLDSIPTEVKTVRMAGGGANSPVWCQIFADVLGRKIIVPAGTEFGAKGAAIVAGVGAGLYNSYSEGADSTVNIVREYEPDLEKTALYTPFFEVYRDIRTSMMPIWDKLQSATRVAAAA
- a CDS encoding zinc-binding dehydrogenase; translated protein: MRALVKYETGPGHVEIREVDPPVLTPGHVLIDIAYAAVCGTDRLAVEGSHDFGVARTLGHEASGVIAAVADDVVDRPDLVVGARVTVETDAYLCMRCEYCRKEEFNRCPYRKGIGTTTDGALADQLVMPERAVHVLPDGIDLVEGALTEPLAIAVHAVVEQSPSLAGQVVVVVGPGAIGQLCAQVAHAVGATVVLVGRTRHAEALQRAKDAGIPHVVDAETEDLDAIVAGLTGGYGAHSVFECSGASGVVESSIPLLRRGGRLVLVAFFREDPHVDIDAVINREIEVVGSRGKRPSSYRTALRLMESRQVDLSPLSPLHLPLEQWQEGLAAVAAGRKVIFTLRP